The following DNA comes from Enterocloster bolteae.
GAAGCAGGTGGTTTCGGACTGATTGGCGGTGCCAATGCACCGGGGGAAGTGGTGCGCGACGAGATCCGCAAGGCCAGGGAGCTGACAGATAAGCCTTTTGGCGTCAATGTCATGCTGCTGAGCCCCCATGCGGAGGATGTGGCAAAGGTGGTTGTGGAGGAAGGCATCAAGGTGGTTACCACCGGTGCCGGAAACCCCGAAAAATATATGGAAATGTGGAAGGCAGCAGGCATTAAGGTGATTCCTGTGGTAGCAAGCGTGGCCCTGGCCCGCCGTATGGAGAAGTACGGGGCGGACGCAGTGGTGGCTGAGGGCATGGAGTCCGGCGGCCATATAGGAGAGCAGACCACCATGACGCTGGTTCCCCAGGTAGCGGACGCTGTTTCCATTCCTGTTATCGCGGCAGGCGGTATCGGAGACGGAAGAGGAATAGCCGCGGCCTTTATGCTGGGTGCTGAGGCAGTCCAGATGGGAACCAGGTTCGTGGTTGCCAAAGAATCCATTGTACATGAGAATTATAAGCAGCGCATTATCAAGGCCAAGGATATTGATTCCACGGTCACAGGACGCAGCCACGGCCATCCTGTAAGAGGTCTCAGGAACCAGATGACCAGGGAATACATCAAACTGGAGCAGGAGGGCAAGTCCTTTGAGGAGCTGGAGTACCTGACTCTGGGAACCCTGCGCAAAGCGGTTATGGAAGGCGATGTAAACGGCGGAACCGTTATGGCCGGACAGATTGCAGGCATGATATCCAAGGAGCAGACCTGTAAGGAGATGATTGAGGAAATCATGGCACAGGCAGGTAAGCTGATGGGCTGGAACTAATACCGCACGGCGTATTTTGCCGGCAGGAACCAGTTGATTGGGACAGGATTTAGGATAAGGAGATAACAGGTATGAGCAAGATTGCATTTATTTTCCCTGGACAGGGAGCCCAGGCCTGCGGAATGGGCCAGGATTTCTATGAGCAGACTGAGACCGGAAAAAGAATCTTTGACAAGGCAACAGAGTTAATGGGATTTTCCATGCCCCAGCTGTGCTTTGAGGAAAATGACAGGCTGGATATCACGGAATACACCCAGGCAGCCATGGTAACCGCCAGCATCGCCATGATGCGTGTTCTGGAAGAAAATGGAATTAAGCCGGATGTGGCCGCGGGACTCAGCCTTGGAGAGTACTGCGCCCTGGCAGCTGCCGGAGTCATGAGTGATGAGGATGCCATCCGTACCGTCCGCCAGAGGGGAATACTTATGCAGGAGGCCGTACCTGTGGGCGAGGGCGCCATGGCAGCTATCCTGGCCCTGGACGCTTCTGCCATTGAAGAAGTGACAGGAGCCATGGAAGGCGTGTGGATTGCCAATTATAACTGTCCGGGACAGATTGTAATTTCCGGTGAGAAGGCTGCTGTGGAAGACGCCTGTGAGAAGTTAAAGGCAGCCGGAGCAAAGAGGGCAGTGATGTTAAATGTCAGCGGACCCTTCCATTCCGGTATGCTGGCAGATGCAGGCGAGAAGCTGGGAGAGGTCCTTTCCCAGGTGGAGCTTCATGAGCCGCAGATTCCTTATGTGGCCAATGTGACGGCACAGTATGTTAAGAACGCCGCAGAGGTAAAGGAGCTGCTCACAAGGCAGGTTTCATCCTCGGTCAGATGGCAGCAGAGCGTGGAAGCCATGATTGCGGACGGCGTGGACACCTTCATCGAGATTGGACCAGGTAAGACCCTGGCCGGCTTCATGAGGAAAATAAGCAGGGACGTGAAAACCCTCAATGTGGAAAAATTAGAAGATATCAGTAAAGTAGCGGAAGCACTTAAGTCATAAGCAGGAGGAGAGACCATATGCTGGAAGGAAAGATTGCACTGGTAACAGGCGCAAGCCGCGGAATCGGCCGTCAGATTGCCCTTACACTGGGCCGGGAAGGCGCATCCGTAATCGTGAATTATAATGGCTCTGCGGCAAAGGCAGAGGAAGTAGTGAAGGAAATCGAAGCAGCAGGAGGCAAGGCAGAGGCAGTTCAGTGCAATGTTTCCGATTTTGAGAGCTGCGGCAGGATGATGGCAGACGTGGTTTCCAGGTATGGCCGTCTGGATATCCTGGTGAACAATGCGGGAATCACCAGGGACAACCTGCTTATGAAGATGTCAGAGGAAGATTTTGACGCTGTCATAAGCACGAACCTGAAGGGCGTATTTAACTGCATCAAGCATATTTCCCGCCAGATGTTAAAGCAGAAGGCAGGAAGAATCATCAACATCTCCTCCGTATCAGGGGTTCTGGGCAATGCGGGCCAGGCCAATTACTGCGCGGCCAAGGCCGGCGTCATCGGCATCACCAAATCAGCTGCCAGGGAGCTGGCCAGCAGGGGAATCACGGTAAATGCAGTGGCTCCTGGTTTCATTGCAACGGAGATGACCGATGTTCTCAGCGACAGCGTAAAGGCAGCTGCCACGGAGCAGATTCCAATGAAACATTTCGGAAGTACCCAGGACATTGCAGAGACAGTTGCTTTCCTGGCTTCTGATAAGGCAGGATATATCACAGGCCAGGTCTTAAGCGTAGACGGCGGAATGGCCATGTAGGATGACCTGGAATATTTTCCGGGCTGAAAAGAACAGGAGTGAGATAGTATGAAAACAAGAGTAGTAGTAACCGGTATGGGTGCCATTACTCCCATTGGAAATGATGTGGAGAGCTTCTGGCAGGGACTTAAGGATAAGACAGTTGGAATCGGCCCCATTACTTATTTTGATACAACCGATTATAAGTGCAAGCTGGCAGCAGAGGTAAAGGGATTTGATCCAAAACAGTACATGGATGCCAAGGCAGCCCGCCGTATGGAGGCATTTTCTCAGTTTGCGGTGGCTGCATCCAAGGAAGCCCTGGAGCAGTCCGGCATTGATATGGAGAAGGAGGATCCCTACCGAGTAGGCGTGTGCGTGGGATCCGGCATCGGCTCTCTCCAGGCCATGGAAAAGGATGTAAAGAAGCTTAACGAGAAGGGACCCAGCCGTGTGAACCCCCTTCTGGTGCCACTCATGATAAGCAACATGGCCGCAGGCAATGTTGCCATCCAGTTCGGGCTTAAGGGAAAATGCTTCAACGTGGTAACTGCATGCGCAACCGGAACCCATTCCATCGGTGAGGCGTTCCGTTCCATTCAGTACGGCGAGGCGGACGTGATGGTGGCCGGCGGAGCAGAGGCCAGCATTACCCCTATCGGCATTGCGGGATTTACCTCCCTTACAGCCCTGAACACCACAGAGGACGCTTCCAGGGCATCCATCCCCTTTGACGAGGACAGAAATGGTTTTGTTATGGGCGAGGGAGCCGGCGTGGTAGTGCTGGAGTCCCTGGAACATGCAAAGGCCAGAGGAGCCAATATCCTGGCAGAGGTAGTTGGATACGGCGCCACCTGTGACGCCTTCCACATCACTTCCCCTGCAGAGGACGGAAGCGGCGCAGCCCGTGCCATGGAGAACGCCATGAAGGATGCAGGCATGGCTGCGGAGGATATTGACTATGTCAATGCCCACGGCACCAGCACCCATCACAATGATTTGTTTGAGACAAAGGCCATCAGACTGGCTTTGGGAGACCATGCGGAAAAAGTGAAGATTAACTCCACCAAATCCATGATTGGCCATCTTCTGGGAGCAGCAGGCGGCGTGGAGTTTATCACCTGTGTGAAGTCCATCCAGGATGGATTTGTCCATGCCACAGTAGGACTTGAGAAGCCGGGAGAGGGCTGCGATCTGGATTATACCATGGGCGACGGCGTTTCCATGAACGTGGATGTGGCCATCAGCAATTCCCTTGGATTTGGCGGACATAATGCCAGCCTGATTGTGAAAAAGTTCAGCGAATAATAGGAGGCCATGAGCTATGAACGTAGATGAAATCATAAAATTAATGCAGGCAGTTTCAGACAACGGGCTGACCAGCCTGGAGTTAAAGGAAGGAGAGCTTAAGCTTTCACTGAAGCGCGAAAAAGAGATGCCTCAGATTGTAACGGTAAGCGCTCCGTCCCCAGACGCGCCGTCCATGCAGATGGCAGCTATGCAGAACGGCCTGGCAGCTCCATCCATGATGTCCCCGGCCATGATGCCTCAGGGTGTGATGATGCCTCAGGCAGCCCAGGACACGGCTGGCCGCGCTGATATTGGTTCAGACAAGGTAGTTACTTCCCCCTTGGTGGGAACCTTCTACAATGCTTCCTCACCGGACGCTGCTCCTTTTGTACAGGCAGGAGATACCGTGAAAAAGGGCCAGGTACTGGGAATTATCGAGGCCATGAAGCTGATGAATGAGATTGAGAGTGAATACGACGGTATCGTGGAAGCTGTCCTTGTGAACAACGAGGAAGTGGTGGAATACGGCCAGCCATTGTTCCGCATCAAATAATACCAAAAGACGGAGGGATTTAAGGATATGTTGATGGGAGTTAAAGAAATCCAGGAGATCATACCGCACAGGCATCCTTTCCTGCTGGTGGATTGTATTGAGGAGCTGCAACCAGGCGTGCGCGCCGTGGGATATAAATGCGTGACCTATGATGAGTCATTTTTTAAGGGACACTTTCCGCAGGAGCCGGTTATGCCGGGCGTGCTGCTGATTGAGGCCCTGGCCCAGACAGGGGCAGTGGCCATTCTGTCCCAGGAAGGGTTCAAGGGAAAGGTGGCTTACTTTGGAGGCATCGAAAAGGCTAAGTTCAAACGCAAGGTAGTGCCGGGCGACAGAGTAAAGCTGGAGTGCGAAATCATCAAGCAGAAGGGACCGGTTGGCGTGGGAAAGGCCACTGCGACGGTTGACGGAAAGCTGGCGGTGAGCGCAGAGCTAACATTCATGGTAGGTTAGGGAATCGAGGGAGAATGCCGATGTTTAACAAGATTTTGATTGCCAATAGAGGTGAGATTGCGGTCCGCGTTATCCGGGCCTGCCGTGAGATGGGAATTCAGACCGTGGCCGTATATTCCGAGGCTGACAGGGACTGTCTTCACACCATGCTGGCCGACGAGGCTATCTGTATCGGGCCCGCAGCCTCCACGGACAGTTATCTGAATATTGAGAGGATTCTGGCAGCCACAGTGGCCATGAAGGCGGACGCCATCCATCCGGGATTCGGCTTCCTGTCTGAGAATGCCAGGTTTGCCAAGCTGTGCGCCGAGTGCAATATTGCGTTTATCGGGCCCAGCGCGGAAATTATCAATAAGATGGGCAATAAATCCGAAGCCCGAAAAACCATGATGGAAGCAGGGGTGCCTGTGGTGCCTGGCAGCAAGGAACCGGTCCACGCGGCTGAGGACGGTCTGGCCATGGCAAAAGAAATCGGCTTCCCGGTGATGATTAAGGCGTCATCCGGCGGCGGCGGCAAGGGCATGAGGATTTCCAGAAGCCCGGAGGACTTTACCGAGCTCTTTAACGCGGCCCAGATGGAGTCGGTGAAGGGATTTTCCGACGACACCATGTATATTGAGAAATACATTGAAAAGCCAAGGCATGTGGAGTTCCAAATCATGGCCGACAAGCACGGCAATGTGGTCCATCTGGGAGAGCGTGACTGCTCCATCCAGAGACGCCACCAGAAGGTGCTGGAGGAAGCACCCTGTGATGTGATTTCACCCGGCCTGCGAAAAGCCATGGGCGATACCGCCGTAAAGGCAACCAAGGCAGTGGGATATGAGAATGCGGGAACCATAGAATTCCTTCTGGATAAGGATAAGAACTTTTATTTCATGGAGATGAATACCAGGATTCAGGTGGAGCATCCTGTTACTGAGATGGTTACGGGAATGGACCTGATTAAGGAGCAAATCCGGGTGGCTGCAGGGGAAACCTTAAGCGTCAGCCAGGAGGATGTGAGGATTGAAGGCCATGCCATTGAGTGCCGTATCAATGCCGAGAATCCCTCTAAGAACTTCATGCCATGTCCGGGACGCATCACCAATGTTCACATTCCCGGAGGCAACGGAGTCCGCGTGGACACCCATATTTACAATGATTATAAGGTGCCTGCAAACTATGACTCCATGCTGATGAAGCTGATAGTATATGACAAGGACCGGGAGGCGGCCATATCCAAGATGCGCAGCGCCCTGGGCGAGGTAATCATAGAGGGAATAGAGACAAATATCAACTTCCAGTATGAAATCCTGGAAAATGACGCATTCCAGCAGGGAGATACAGACACCAGCTTTATTGAGAAGCATTTCCCGGACTATGTGCGGTGATTTTGTGCCGCTGACGGGAAGGAAACATCGACCATACTAAATTGTTAAAGACCCCGCTAAGTATGGCGAAGTGCTTTCGCACATTAGCGCCTGGAGGACAGGAGCTGGCGTGCGCAGTGCAAATGCGCGGTACAAGTGCGCGATGCAGAAAGGAAATTGCTATGTTGCGGAACATGTTCAAAAAAACGTATACGAAAATAGATACGAAATATAAGCCCCAGGCCGGTTCCGACCAGGAGCCGGTGATCCCGGAAGGATTATGGCGCAAATGTAATAAGTGCGGGCAGCCAATCTATGTGGAAGACGTAAAGAACAATTACTACGTATGTCCCAAGTGCAACGGCTATTTCCGTGTTCATGCATACCGCCGTATCGAGATGCTGGCGGATGAGGGAACCTTTGAGGAGTGGAACAAGGAAATGCCTTTCTCCAACCCTCTGAATTTTCCGGGATATGAGAAAAAGGTCATAGCTGCCAGGGAAAAGAGCCGCCTCAACGAGGCCATTGTCACCGGCAAATGCAAAGTTGACGGAAATCCTGCGGTAGTTGGCGTCTGCGATGCCCGTTTCATTATGAGCAGCATGGGCCATGTGGTGGGTGAGAAAATCACCGACGCAGTAGAGCGGGCCACCAGGGAAAAACTGCCGGTTATCCTCTTTGCCTGCTCAGGCGGAGCCAGGATGCAGGAGGGCATTGTATCCCTGATGCAGATGGCCAAGACCTCGGCTGCCTTAAAGCGCCATCATGAGGCCGGCCAGCTGTTTATCAGCGTACTTACCGACCCTACCACAGGAGGCGTCACGGCCAGCTTTGCCATGCTGGGCGACATTATCCTGGCAGAGCCTCATGCGCTGATTGGTTTTGCGGGTCCCAGGGTTATTGAGCAGACCATTGGGCAGAAGCTGCCGGAAGGGTTCCAGCGTTCTGAATTTCTGCTGGAGCATGGATTTGTGGATAAGATTGTGGAGCGGAAGGACCAGAAAAGGGTCATTGGCCA
Coding sequences within:
- the fabK gene encoding enoyl-[acyl-carrier-protein] reductase FabK; amino-acid sequence: MKTRITEMLGIEYPIIQGGMAWVAEHNLAAAVSEAGGFGLIGGANAPGEVVRDEIRKARELTDKPFGVNVMLLSPHAEDVAKVVVEEGIKVVTTGAGNPEKYMEMWKAAGIKVIPVVASVALARRMEKYGADAVVAEGMESGGHIGEQTTMTLVPQVADAVSIPVIAAGGIGDGRGIAAAFMLGAEAVQMGTRFVVAKESIVHENYKQRIIKAKDIDSTVTGRSHGHPVRGLRNQMTREYIKLEQEGKSFEELEYLTLGTLRKAVMEGDVNGGTVMAGQIAGMISKEQTCKEMIEEIMAQAGKLMGWN
- the fabD gene encoding ACP S-malonyltransferase — its product is MSKIAFIFPGQGAQACGMGQDFYEQTETGKRIFDKATELMGFSMPQLCFEENDRLDITEYTQAAMVTASIAMMRVLEENGIKPDVAAGLSLGEYCALAAAGVMSDEDAIRTVRQRGILMQEAVPVGEGAMAAILALDASAIEEVTGAMEGVWIANYNCPGQIVISGEKAAVEDACEKLKAAGAKRAVMLNVSGPFHSGMLADAGEKLGEVLSQVELHEPQIPYVANVTAQYVKNAAEVKELLTRQVSSSVRWQQSVEAMIADGVDTFIEIGPGKTLAGFMRKISRDVKTLNVEKLEDISKVAEALKS
- the fabG gene encoding 3-oxoacyl-[acyl-carrier-protein] reductase; the protein is MLEGKIALVTGASRGIGRQIALTLGREGASVIVNYNGSAAKAEEVVKEIEAAGGKAEAVQCNVSDFESCGRMMADVVSRYGRLDILVNNAGITRDNLLMKMSEEDFDAVISTNLKGVFNCIKHISRQMLKQKAGRIINISSVSGVLGNAGQANYCAAKAGVIGITKSAARELASRGITVNAVAPGFIATEMTDVLSDSVKAAATEQIPMKHFGSTQDIAETVAFLASDKAGYITGQVLSVDGGMAM
- the fabF gene encoding beta-ketoacyl-ACP synthase II — translated: MKTRVVVTGMGAITPIGNDVESFWQGLKDKTVGIGPITYFDTTDYKCKLAAEVKGFDPKQYMDAKAARRMEAFSQFAVAASKEALEQSGIDMEKEDPYRVGVCVGSGIGSLQAMEKDVKKLNEKGPSRVNPLLVPLMISNMAAGNVAIQFGLKGKCFNVVTACATGTHSIGEAFRSIQYGEADVMVAGGAEASITPIGIAGFTSLTALNTTEDASRASIPFDEDRNGFVMGEGAGVVVLESLEHAKARGANILAEVVGYGATCDAFHITSPAEDGSGAARAMENAMKDAGMAAEDIDYVNAHGTSTHHNDLFETKAIRLALGDHAEKVKINSTKSMIGHLLGAAGGVEFITCVKSIQDGFVHATVGLEKPGEGCDLDYTMGDGVSMNVDVAISNSLGFGGHNASLIVKKFSE
- the accB gene encoding acetyl-CoA carboxylase biotin carboxyl carrier protein; the protein is MNVDEIIKLMQAVSDNGLTSLELKEGELKLSLKREKEMPQIVTVSAPSPDAPSMQMAAMQNGLAAPSMMSPAMMPQGVMMPQAAQDTAGRADIGSDKVVTSPLVGTFYNASSPDAAPFVQAGDTVKKGQVLGIIEAMKLMNEIESEYDGIVEAVLVNNEEVVEYGQPLFRIK
- the fabZ gene encoding 3-hydroxyacyl-ACP dehydratase FabZ, whose product is MLMGVKEIQEIIPHRHPFLLVDCIEELQPGVRAVGYKCVTYDESFFKGHFPQEPVMPGVLLIEALAQTGAVAILSQEGFKGKVAYFGGIEKAKFKRKVVPGDRVKLECEIIKQKGPVGVGKATATVDGKLAVSAELTFMVG
- a CDS encoding acetyl-CoA carboxylase biotin carboxylase subunit, translating into MFNKILIANRGEIAVRVIRACREMGIQTVAVYSEADRDCLHTMLADEAICIGPAASTDSYLNIERILAATVAMKADAIHPGFGFLSENARFAKLCAECNIAFIGPSAEIINKMGNKSEARKTMMEAGVPVVPGSKEPVHAAEDGLAMAKEIGFPVMIKASSGGGGKGMRISRSPEDFTELFNAAQMESVKGFSDDTMYIEKYIEKPRHVEFQIMADKHGNVVHLGERDCSIQRRHQKVLEEAPCDVISPGLRKAMGDTAVKATKAVGYENAGTIEFLLDKDKNFYFMEMNTRIQVEHPVTEMVTGMDLIKEQIRVAAGETLSVSQEDVRIEGHAIECRINAENPSKNFMPCPGRITNVHIPGGNGVRVDTHIYNDYKVPANYDSMLMKLIVYDKDREAAISKMRSALGEVIIEGIETNINFQYEILENDAFQQGDTDTSFIEKHFPDYVR